TTTCTTATTCTGTTTCCACCGCGGACGTTGTCAGGAGCTTTCTTTTTCGTCTGCAATGGCTCCACTGCTGTTCATCAAGGATGATCTTCCCGTTACGCACCCGAGGCAACAAGACAGCTGTCAGTACTGGGGGCCTGGCGAAGGATTTTGTGTCAGGGACTAGAGCCTTAGAGCCTCCTCAAAACTCGGGCGTCTCACTTGCCACTACGACCTACGGTTCAATACCAGTGAGGAGCCACGAAAGACCCTCTGCACCCAAGCTTTGGCACTTTTGCCCCGAGAAACGTCCAGCCAACCTGTTATTCCTATTTCTTCACCAAGTTCTCCATGGCTGAAGATGCGATTCGCTTGATAAAGAAAGGAAAGTGGGCTAATTGCAGCCGTCTTCAGGGGAACCAGCTCGGCATTGGGGATTTCCGACCCAGAGGTTTTGCTTTGTCTGATACGAGATCCACATTGGCAACAAATACATGACCTAGGAAGCTCTATGCGAATAATATTCTGAACCTCTTTATTGGTAGGACTTCGGAGAATGAGCCGTTAAGCATCATGGTACGTTCCATGCAACGGGCCAAGGCCACTGATCAGCCTTGAGACAATACTGGGTCATGATTTTTGCAAACATGATCCAACGGCTGCAGATCACTTCTGTAGCGTGCTCCTTATCCGTTATTATATATGGGGCTTGCTTCAGGAACAACGGGGCTGAAATCCCTTGGTTATCCAGGCCACTGGGCTGGGACAGAACATCTTGATCTGTAAAGAGGCCTGCGGCGCAATACTCAGCAATATTCATCCGACACAACATCGCAGCATATTGCAACAATTACCAAACGCCGTTGGAGTTTTTCAATCGGGCCCACTCCTCACCAGCGACGTTGATATCAAATTTCCAGCTCCTGCAGTCCCACTGTGTTTGACGATATGTcactttactttcttttgtCACCTTCATTGTTCAGTGATCTgaccttctttctcttttctcattCGCCGGGGAGGGCCTCTCTTAGCCCCTGTATCTttccaaaaaaaaaaaaaaaatacatgtgaaaagagaaaacatCAGTCTCCACGTCCTGGAATAAGGATCTGATCCTTGTCAGGAGATCCACGCCAGCCCACAAATCTTATTTTCGCTCCGTTGCTAAAGCCCTCAGAAGCAGCACTAGAAACGAGAATCACGGACCGGACCGTTGGAGGTTAGGCAGACCGTTCCCTCCCTTTGACGCTAATGGTAATAAAATTCTTGTACAGGTTTCGTTTGGCGCCTTTGAACAAactcaagaagaaaaagaaacgagAGGTTAAGAGCTTTGTTTCCCCTCTTGCAGACCCACGTCATGCATAACTGGGATTGGTCAGGGTGCATGAGTTGTTCAATCCTTCGAGTCGTTCCTTGTAATGTTCAGGTTTCTCGCCTACACAATGTAACTCAGCCGGTTCTGCTGTAGGGATCAAGACCCAGTCAGCCAGTACCAAGGCAGCCCCCTTTTTGAAACGGTTTTGTTGTGGGATCATTAGACGATGCAACCCTATGTGATGATCGCTTCTATCCTATTGGGCGCTATATTCCCTCGGGGAAAGGGATAACGCAACGACTCAGTATCTTCCCTGTTGACCATCTCCTAcgactcaagaagctccattTTAAGTGCTCCATTCCAAGATAttggcagcttcttctgttcctGGTCGTCGTTTAATTATCACTCAGTCGCCCTCCAGGACCACTCAAAAGCTTGGCgcttggcttgcttgagAGGCATACGGTGTCCCCTATATAGTCTACCCAGTAAACAATGGCAGCCGATACTCCATTCCCTTACATGTTGCATTTCTAATAttggcttttctttttacaaCGCTAAGAATGGCAAACCCGTACCCTTTCCAAGACAAGGTCATTGTTGTCTCTGGCGCAAGTCGCGGGACAGGCCTGGCCCTCTCGCGCTACCTTTTGGTTCGGGGAGCCAAGGTTTCTATGGCTGCTACTTCGGAGGAGAATCTGAAGAAAGCCATTGCCGGTATCGAGCAGGATATCCCTGATGCCAAGGATCGGGTCATCTATTTCCCCACAGATGTCAGGAACCCTGATGATGTAAAAGCATGGATTGAAGGGACTGTTGCCAAGTGGGGAGAGCTGGACGGTGCTGCAAATGTTGCAGGTAGGATGATTAGCTTTTGATATCTGGTGAAAGACACATGCTAAGCCGTTTGATAGCCAAGATGAACAAAAGCATTCACCCCATTGAAGACCTTGAACTCGAGGAGTTGAAGGAAGTTCTCGATGTGAATGTCATCGGCACCTTCAACAGTATCAAGTACGAGATGAAGAACATGAAACCCGGAGGCAGCATCGTCAACTGTGGCAGTCAACAGGTCAAGTATGCTTCTGGAAATATGGGAGCATACGCAGCGTCAAAGAACGCCATCCGCGGCTTGAGTCAATCAGCTGCATATGAAGGTGGTGCCAAGTACCCCAAGAACCCCATCAGAGTCAACCTTCTATGCCCGTGAGTGATCTCCCATGAGACGCCAACCACTAACTTACATATATGGCAGAGGATGTATTGATACCGATATGATCCGTCAGCCTCTACACTTGCCCAACGGTGCAGGTACATGGACGATGACGGAGGGCGATCACTTGACGTCAATCATCAAGCGCTACTCCAAGCCGGAGGAGATTGCTGCCTCCATCGCTTTCTTACTGGGAGATGAGAGTAGGTTCATGACAAAGCAGGAGATATACGTTGATGGCGGCTGGATGGAGGCCAACTATGTAGCTTAGTGTCATCTCAGACCCGAGTTCTAAATTGGATACTGACACAACAAATGGTATTTACGACCTCAAGTCTAGTGTTTCTGCGCCTACAGTGTGATTTGTAATGCAATCCGCTCAAAGTCCGCATTACAAAtgcctcttcttgggcttcctCCGTCATATCGAAGCCGAGTGCTAGACATGAGGCTTCAGCATATTCCCCAATAGGAAACTGCATGTCTTGGCAAAGTCAACTCGGGCGAATCAAAGCTCCAGAACATCGTTCTGGCTCTTTCCGTAATTGGCAAGAGCACTTCTTGGCAGATTTACAAAATTGAAGTCTGGTAACGACATATTCGCTTTCAAGCAGTATATAAATCCAGCATgttactttaatagtctcCAATTCCTCATTTGATCATTCACATCTTATCACTTATACTCAATTTCACTGCCACAGCAAGATATCATGACTTCCGCTGGAAAATCACCTCTCAAGCTGATTCTCGGAGCAGCAAACGTGAGTAGTTGGATGTTTTTGCTTGAATTAAAACTAATCAGACACTCTTGTAGGTTGGAGACAAGGAAGCTGACCCTTGGGCTCGTTATGATACTCCAGATGAAGTCAACGCCTTCATCAATGCCTTCGCCAGACGAGGCTACACTCAGATCGACACTGCTGCAGTCTATTCACCCCAGTCCCCTTATAGCTCTGAGCCTCGCCTCGGTGCCGTCAACGCAGGCGAGCGATTCAGTATTGACACCAAAGCAGATTTCATGAAGGGCCATACCAAGGAGAACATCACTCATGATATCGACAATTCACTCAAGCTCCTGAAGATCAACCAGATCAATGTCTATTATCTTCACATACCTGATCGCAATAACCCAATTGAGCCagctcttgaagctctcaacaCGGCCCATAAAgatggcaagatcaagacttgGGGCATCTCCAACTTCCGAGCCGATGAAGTTCAAGAGGTGATCGATATTTGTGAAAAGAGAGGTTTTGTCAAGCCTGCTGTTTATCAGGGTCACTATAACGCACTTGTTCGCGCCGGCGAGAAAGATCTATTCCCCGTTCTTCGAAAGAATGCCATGGCATTTTATGCCTATAGTCCTGCTGCTGGCGGCCTCTTTTCTGGAAGTCATAAAAATCCTGTTCCAAATGGACGATTTGACCCGGCAGTGAGTAGAAATCCTGGATAAATTTTCTTCCAAAAACATGACTGATATACGGTAGCATAAATCAGGAAGTATCACTAATTCGCTCTACATCAAGCCATCCGTTCTTGGAGCTGtcgacaaggccattgaAGTGTTCGCCAAGCATAACATTGAAGGGCATGCTGCAGCCCTCAGATGGACGGCGCATCACAGTATTCTCGACAAGAAATATGGGGATGGACTGATCATCGGTGCATCTAGCCCCCAACAGCTCGAGAGCAATGTTGATACGGTTGAGGAGGGGCCGCTGcctgaagaagttgctgctgctcttaACGCCGTGTACGAGGAGGCTGGTGATGAGGTCTCTTACCATATGTAGTTAGCCTCCTTAGACTAGGCTCAATAGAGTAGGAGCACTTCTTGGCATGAAATTGTGAATTATTAAGCATCGTCGTAAACACATTGCTCAAAAGCATCTCTGATCGTGACAGACAGTCGATAATTGATATCGATTTTTTTAATGCACGCTTCAATCTCTTTTAGTATGCAGTTCATTACTGTGACCAATCCTGGGCAGCGCGCGTCAGCCAAGATGACGCGAAAGGCTCACTCTCACGCAGCTCGCGTCGCCCATGCACAGACACGGAAACAGAAAATGGCCGAGTATCATGACCAAAAGAGACAACAGAGTGCAAAAACCGATGATGAACGAAACATTCTGCCGCCAAAACTTACCGAGCCATTAACCAGCAAACTACAAGAATTAACATCTGTGCCTTTCACGTTACCGGGCGATTTTCAACCAAGTAACATAATTTATTTCATTAAATCGCTCTCGGCATTTGAGCACTCTATCTTTAGTCAATGTGAGTTTGGCATGATTGGCGTAGGGTAGCTTCTTCTAACCATCCCCACGTAGATCTTCAAACTGTCTTGCCCTCCCAAATTGCACATTGCCCTATAATCATGGACATTGCAGAACAAGCAGCTGAGATCAGAAGTAACTGGATCTTCTTCGTTTCTACTGATCCGGTTCTTCTACGAGGTTGTCTGCTTGCAGCATGTCGATACTTGGCTGAAGTTGAGCTCCGCGATGAGTATGCATTGTTGGCCATTCAGTACAAGCAGTACTATTTACAAAGCCTTCGGAAGGGGCTTTCATCACGGAGTCTTCCATCGCGTCGGAATGCAGTTGCAATGACCACAGTCCTCGCCCTCGATGAGGTATGTTTATCGATAGGGCAGAGATCGTTAACATGGCATGCTGACCATGTAGATTACTTGTGGAGATCATCTTGTCGCTGCAAAACATGTACTAGGTGCCATGAAGATGGTTGAAGACGCCGGCGGACTTGAAAGGCTTGGGTTGAACCATCTTGTTCGCTATGTCCTCTACAACCTCATGTTCGGCAAGCGACTATCAGAATGGGATATGGATCTACAACTGGCCTCAACACTCATGACACCAGACTCAATACTACCCTAATCATGCCAAAACCTAAGCCGAAACAATAGGCTTCATTCCGCTCCCCCTATTAATTGGTCACCCGATGGTCCCGATCGCGACGTTCCGACTCATGCTCATTTCTCCGACCCGGTCCGGGGCATCTGTTGGTCTCGTCTAGCTAGTGGCGCGACGTGTTATTTCTGCGTTAAGGCTGGCATGCAAAGCTAGACGGATAAGGTATACAAGGTTAAAAAAATGCATAGTTGTTTATTTACGAGACTCAGGCAGTAGTGAGACATTCTCAAGGATCACCTGAGACCTTTTGATATGAATCTAGTGCCACAAATTTCCCCGCGAGTTCCGGACGTCGGCTGGCGGTCGACAGTCTagaaacctaatattatGATTAATATGGTATCTTTGATCAATTTGAGCGCGTTGTCTTTCAGTTCTTCAAtgtcttgagcttctggttcAGTCGATTTCTCTCAAAAATTAGACACGCTTTGACGACCCCGTTCTcacaaagaaacaacaatCTCAAAGTCAACTGATATTGGAATAAGATGGCTGGGTCTCACTACGCCCTATCGTGGTCCTCGCTTATATGAAAGGGGGCTAGGAATCTTGGTTCAAGcttaaagaaagcttatacGTTGGATTGCTTCAGTTTGCGAGCCAAGCAGTCTGGGCATCGGCCGTCGGCAAGTCAGATTCCACCCCAGAAATGATGTTTTGATGGTTTAAAAGCCGTGATTGGGCAATTGTGGAGGGAAGGCTGTGACTAAGCCGAGGGTCCGAGACATTGTGTTTACTATCCCTTCAGCTCATGAGCCGACACTTGTCCCCGACTGTAAATCAGTTGTAACGACGGAACCTTTTCGGAGATTTTTGGGCCAAGGAAGAATTGAAGGAGAAAATCTGGGCATGATATTGTGTATGGAATATGTGGTTCAGACAAACACCAATACTTCTACTCGCCAAGCCGGCAATAATATGACCTCCCTTCAATAGCTTCTTGGCACTGCAGCATTCTTCGTTCAAATACGAGATCATCTGATGAAACCTATCAAATATGCATCTGAAACATTCTCAAGGGACATATCTCGCGTGAGGTAAATCTTTGACCCCTTGAACCTTGAACTTTGATGCCTTTGACAGGCTGGCACTCTAATCTGGGGAAATATCGAATTTCCCCAATTCCAGCGGCCCTACCCCGGATTCCGGACAAGTCCATCGTGGCTCTAAACGAAGCTAACATGAACATTTCCGAGGAAGCTCTCTCGTGAGAATCTGGGTATAAGAAGGCTGTAGACATCTCTCCAAatcaacttcttcagctcagccAGCATCACTCTTTCACAGCCGGTTGCGTCTGCCACTCTTTACTAACCCAGTTTTCACATTCACTCTTTTTGTTTTCTGTTTTACATCCAACTTAAtcactctcttttcttctgatATACATCGCCCAAGATGAGATACTCCCTCGGCTTGTCTGGTCTTTTGACCGTGGCCTTGAGCTCGACTGGCCTCGCCCAGACGACTACTCCTGGACCTTCTACCACCGACTTCTCCACCTCTGGTGGCATGAACGTCCCCACCTCGGTCACCTCCCAGCTGCCCGTCActttcaccaccaccatgacCACCATGGCCAGACCTACCAAGTCTCCCGTCCCTGGCAAGTGTGAGTGCGGCACTGGAACCTGCTTCACCCCTGAGATCTGCAGCATCGAGTGTACCACCGTGTATGAGGACTGCTGCAGCATTGAGGGCTCCGACATCCAGGTCTGTAAGAACCAGTACACCATCTGTCTCGGCTACAACCCCTACGAGTCTATCTTCGTCAAGCCCACTAGCTGCAAGCACGACAAGAGCTACTACATTGAGTATGAGTCCAAGTACACCAGCTCTTACTTCGAGGAGAAGTACGGCTACTActactcttcttcttcccactCCACCTCTTCTTCCCACTCCACCTCTTCTTCCCACTCCACCTCTTCCCACTCTGGCTACCACGCTGGTTACTACACTCCCGAATACTGCTGCCTTGAGTGCACCACCATCTACGATGAGTGCTGCGCTGTTCCCGGTGCTGATATCGCTATCTGCAAGGAGAAGTACACTG
This DNA window, taken from Fusarium fujikuroi IMI 58289 draft genome, chromosome FFUJ_chr11, encodes the following:
- a CDS encoding related to D-arabinitol 2-dehydrogenase, whose product is MANPYPFQDKVIVVSGASRGTGLALSRYLLVRGAKVSMAATSEENLKKAIAGIEQDIPDAKDRVIYFPTDVRNPDDVKAWIEGTVAKWGELDGAANVAAKMNKSIHPIEDLELEELKEVLDVNVIGTFNSIKYEMKNMKPGGSIVNCGSQQVKYASGNMGAYAASKNAIRGLSQSAAYEGGAKYPKNPIRVNLLCPGCIDTDMIRQPLHLPNGAGTWTMTEGDHLTSIIKRYSKPEEIAASIAFLLGDESRFMTKQEIYVDGGWMEANYVA
- a CDS encoding related to potassium channel beta subunit protein; the encoded protein is MTSAGKSPLKLILGAANVGDKEADPWARYDTPDEVNAFINAFARRGYTQIDTAAVYSPQSPYSSEPRLGAVNAGERFSIDTKADFMKGHTKENITHDIDNSLKLLKINQINVYYLHIPDRNNPIEPALEALNTAHKDGKIKTWGISNFRADEVQEVIDICEKRGFVKPAVYQGHYNALVRAGEKDLFPVLRKNAMAFYAYSPAAGGLFSGSHKNPVPNGRFDPAHKSGSITNSLYIKPSVLGAVDKAIEVFAKHNIEGHAAALRWTAHHSILDKKYGDGLIIGASSPQQLESNVDTVEEGPLPEEVAAALNAVYEEAGDEVSYHM